One genomic segment of Streptomyces sp. RerS4 includes these proteins:
- a CDS encoding SidA/IucD/PvdA family monooxygenase: MTAQLDTPHDLVGIGIGPFNLSLAALAHGLPRQGTDPLATAFYDQRRDFRWHPGLLIDGASLQVPFLADLVTLADPTSPWTFLSYLKHKERLFPFYFAERFHIPRAEYDAYCRWVSGRLPDLHFGHQVDAVRWNPERDLFEVDYTQLDPDGEVEALGRTHTRNLVLGIGTAPYVPEPLRPLADAPTVPVIHSADYLDNRQRILAAEHVTVIGSGQSGAEVFLDLLRARPAGREGLTWLARTPSFAPMEYSKLGLEHFTPDYTRYFHALPEPVRDRLVPTQWQLHKGIDATTIAAIHDELYRRSLHGGWPDAVLTPGVTVRTAGRVATTKVELHLEHTQQGSRSRLTTDAVVLATGYRERPLTSLLAGLDPYIRKDSSGRPRIDDRYRMILDPSVTGTVFVQNGERHTHGVSAPDLGLAAWRSAAILNTLTGKEPYPQPQRTAFTTFGLEQREHTRPHPTVELLPLVEHP, translated from the coding sequence ATGACCGCCCAGCTCGACACACCCCACGACCTCGTCGGAATCGGCATCGGCCCCTTCAACCTCTCCCTGGCCGCCCTCGCCCACGGCCTCCCCCGACAAGGCACCGACCCCCTCGCCACCGCCTTCTACGACCAACGCCGCGACTTCCGCTGGCACCCCGGCCTCCTCATCGACGGAGCCAGCCTCCAAGTCCCCTTCCTCGCCGACCTCGTCACCCTCGCCGACCCCACCAGCCCCTGGACGTTCCTCAGCTACCTCAAGCACAAGGAACGCCTCTTCCCCTTCTACTTCGCCGAGCGCTTCCACATCCCACGCGCCGAATACGACGCCTACTGCCGCTGGGTCAGCGGCCGACTCCCCGACCTCCACTTCGGCCACCAGGTCGACGCCGTCCGCTGGAACCCCGAACGCGACCTCTTCGAAGTCGACTACACCCAACTCGACCCCGACGGCGAAGTCGAAGCCCTCGGCCGCACCCACACCCGCAACCTCGTCCTCGGCATCGGCACCGCCCCCTACGTCCCCGAACCCCTGCGCCCCCTCGCCGACGCCCCCACCGTCCCCGTCATCCACTCCGCCGACTACCTCGACAACCGCCAACGGATCCTCGCCGCCGAGCACGTCACCGTCATCGGATCAGGCCAATCCGGCGCCGAGGTCTTCCTCGACCTCCTGCGCGCCCGCCCCGCCGGCCGCGAAGGCCTCACCTGGCTCGCCCGCACCCCCTCCTTCGCCCCCATGGAGTACTCCAAGCTCGGCCTCGAACACTTCACCCCCGACTACACCCGCTACTTCCACGCCCTCCCCGAACCCGTCCGCGACCGCCTCGTCCCCACCCAATGGCAACTCCACAAGGGCATCGACGCCACCACCATCGCCGCCATCCACGACGAGCTCTACCGCCGCTCCCTCCACGGCGGCTGGCCCGACGCCGTCCTCACCCCCGGCGTCACCGTCCGCACCGCCGGCCGCGTCGCCACCACCAAGGTCGAACTCCACCTCGAACACACCCAGCAGGGCAGCCGCTCCCGCCTCACCACCGACGCCGTCGTCCTCGCCACCGGCTACCGGGAACGACCGCTCACCAGCCTCCTCGCCGGCCTCGACCCCTACATCCGCAAGGACTCCTCCGGCCGCCCCCGCATCGACGACCGCTACCGGATGATCCTCGACCCCTCCGTCACCGGAACCGTCTTCGTCCAGAACGGCGAACGCCACACCCACGGCGTATCGGCCCCCGACCTCGGCCTCGCCGCCTGGCGCAGCGCCGCCATCCTCAACACCCTCACCGGCAAAGAGCCCTACCCCCAGCCCCAGCGGACCGCCTTCACCACCTTCGGCCTCGAACAGCGGGAACACACCCGCCCCCACCCCACCGTCGAACTCCTCCCCCTCGTC